The following proteins come from a genomic window of Nicotiana tomentosiformis chromosome 12, ASM39032v3, whole genome shotgun sequence:
- the LOC138902540 gene encoding uncharacterized protein, whose protein sequence is MVVPKTKAPLPRPPPPYPQRLAKQNNENQFKKFIEMMKSLSINVPLVKALKQMPGYAKFMKDLVTKKRSMNCETIKMTHQVSAIMHSMDPKHEDLGAFTIPCTIGSADFSKALCDLGASINLMPYSVFKTLGIGQPRAISMILQMVDRTMKRPLGIIDDVLVRVDKFILPADFVILEWEFDS, encoded by the coding sequence ATGGTAGTGCCTAAAACCAAGgcccctttgccaaggcctcctccaccatatcctcaaaggcttgcaaagcaaaataatgaaaaccaattcaagaagtttattgagatgatgaaaagtttgtcaatcAATGTGCCCTTGGTGAAAGCCCTcaaacaaatgccgggatatgccaaatttatgaaggacttggtaactaagaagagatctatgaattgtgagaccataaaaatgactcatcaagtgagtgccattaTGCACTCGATGGATCCAAAGCATGAAGATCtcggtgcctttacaattccatgcaccattggtAGCGCCGATTTTTcaaaagccttgtgtgatttgggagcaagtattaatttgatgccatattccgtTTTCAAGACACTAGGTATTGGGCAACCAAGAGCTATTTCCATGATATTACAAATGGTTGATCGAACAATGAAAAGGCcgcttggtattattgatgatgtgctagtccgggtcgacaagtttattttgcctgctgattttgtgattctcgaGTGGGAATTTGACTCTTAG